The sequence below is a genomic window from Ipomoea triloba cultivar NCNSP0323 chromosome 10, ASM357664v1.
tttcatatataagcaataatttgttggagaaaaaaGCGGTAtacttttcctttatttttaacaattcaAAAGCCTATTTGACAGGGAGGGAAAAATTGCCATTTTTGAAATAATTGAAAGGACAAATATGAATTCATGAGTAATTCAAAGGGAAAAACGATACGGAGTATAAGAACAACCACAATAGTGATTATTGTTCAGTTTATGAGGaagaaaaaatcaatttatgattttttattaatgGGAGAGGTGATTTTTGTGGGTTTTTATTCCTGCAAATGTAGTTTTTTGTGAGCTCCAGGCTTTGAGAAGAAAtggaaaaagtaaagaaaaagtTAAGTTTGCAAGTGTGTGTTTTGCGCACCTACTGTGCCTAGTTGATGCGTGACCAGGCGCGTAAatatactattttttatttttactttttgattgtcatgttttttcttttttccttttttttttctttgctttccCATCTCTCTTACATGAATATGACAAAGCATTATAAAATCTTCAACTAATGAGGAGGCTCTAAGTATATAAATCagaaaaaattgttattttcccATAGATTAATGAGGGCTATCTGACATAATGTTCCATGTAATGAACACATTCAAATCACTCAATCTTATTTCAATCTTTCAGCCAATCAAGAATACAGGTTGAAAACAATGACCTATCATATCAATctacacaaaatacatataataaaaaccAGAATTTCAGAAAGAAAAATAACCATTTGAATATAAAGCCCAGAATCCCAGATTAAGATCTCCATTGCCTTGCCTTCTCAAACCCATTCTTGCAATACCTGTAATCCTCAAAAGCCTGTTGAATTTCTGCTTGTGTGTTCATCACAAAAGGGCCATATTGCACAACTGGTTCATTCAGAGGCTGCCCGCCTATCAGAACAAATCTCAGTGGCTTTGAAGACTGGTTCCACACACTTAAACCCTCCCCACCACCCAAAACCAAGCAGTGGTGAGCCAATACGGGTGGCGAATTCAGGCCACCAAAAACCCCTTCTCCTTCGATAATGTACACGAAAGCATTCCAAGATTCTGGGATGGGTTGATGGTGTTGAGCCATCGGTTTTAGTGTGAAATCGAGGAACATCGAGGGAGTCCTTGTATAGACCGGAGATTGAACACCCATTGCTACTCCTGCTATTACTTTCACTTGTGTCCCATCCCTTTCTGCCCTAGGAATGTCCTTGTCCAGCAATTCTTGATACCCTGGCTCAATCCTAGGAAATTGTTTCAGACACACAAGAAGTTAGAAGCAAATTGTGCTTAGGAAACATAATAATGTTTGGCTGATGATATCTAATGTTAAACAAACAATAATGTTTTGTTGGGCGTATCGAGGCTGGTAAGGGCCAAGTCTAACACCATGTGGttagggggattgttgggcggagaccggtgaagggtcaagtccagaACCCTGACTCTTGAAATGGGTGATGATAtaatatagggaaaatggcatctttagtccctaagttataggggtagtgtagactcagtccctaagctatggctgtatgcgagtttagtccctcagttattcacaaagtggcgagtttagtccctgaacattaaatttgacgaaaaaattaaaaaatattcaaaatttgaagggtaaaataggaaattcacattttattattcttcttatatcaaaaccacttttacaacattattttttcacttcttagcctaattattttcaatatttttcatttttaaaagcattttaataactttcaaatgacttgttaggaaccttataacacacttaaaatttagcacaaataaagaaatgcatgatcattgtatttaggtgtatgaaacacattgtcctaacaagtttttattttttttactaagcaacaaatgtaataaaattaaaacttttgacataggatagtgtgtaaaaaaatctcaaaagttttaattttattacatttgttgcttagtaaaaaataaaaacgtgTTAGGATaatgtgtttcatacacctaaatacaatgataatgcatttctttatttgtgttaagttttaagtgtgttatacgagagtcaggttcctaacaagtcatttgaaagttattaaaatgcttttaaaaatgaaaaatattaaaaataattaggctaagaagtgaaaaaataatgttgtaaaagtgattttgatataagaagaataataaaatgtgaatttcctattttacccctcaaattttgaatattttttaattttttcgtcaaatttaatgtccagggactaaactcgccactttgtgaataactgagggactaaactcgcatacagccataacttagggactgagtctacactacccctataactcagggactaaagatgccattttccctataatataaggaaataaagttgcgtcttcgCTACTTCCTAACAGGTTCAGATCTTTCAAAAACTCTTTTTGTCAACTCATATGAGCAATTAACCAATCATGCACCATAATGCAATTTACTGATATGATGATGTCTTACATTTTGTTCTTGGAGGAGAGATTTATCCAGAGTTGCAACCCCTTATTTGCACCTTCTTTTGCAGGCATTTCTGAGTGCATTATACCTCTTCCTGCTGTCATCCACTGAATCAATCCGAAAaccacaaatttttttaattatatatataattgattacATATCCTTTTTCTTCTCAAACAAATGATTGAAAACCTGTCAACAAGGACCTACCTGCACATCACCAGCTCCAATTGTACCCCTGTGCCCAGCAAAATCTTGATGAGTAAAAGCTCCCTAAATAAGCAAGATAGAAATTCAGTCACTTTTTGAGGTTTTGTATCCATTTTGAACCAAccaaccacaaggttacaagttcgactcctagCAGGAGTGGCTTGTTAGCCTTTTTGGTTTGAACTGGTCAACTATAGGCAatctagactggtttacctccttgtgccGTCCTTTGTCAGCTAAGGTTACAAGACTAGGTTTGCCCAGTACGCACCTTCAGATAGTGGCTGTGGGtttctattaataataataataataattggaacaTAGAGAGTAGTTAACAATTAAACATACCTCCAACATATATGTTACAGTCTCAAAACCTCTATGTGGATGATCAGGAAATCCAGCAGGTGGGGACACTGTTACATCAAACAGGGTACAATCTAATTATCAATCCATTTGCACTTAAGAATTTGGCATGAATGCAAATAAacccaaaaataattttgtggAAATTGAATGAATCAATCAATCACCTTCAAATTCATCCAACATGAGGAATGGGTCAAGGTTCTTCAATTCAGGCCTGAAAAATAAGACCCACAGCTAAATCAATACACACAAGAAATTGCAAAATCTGCAGAATCCCAAATCTTGGAAATGAAAAAAAACAGATAATCTGGAAATGAAAAGAACTGGAATACATACCTTCCAATGCTTCTCCTGACAAGAGCACCGTCACCCTCACTTTGGGGATTAGCCAAAACCCTTTTAACAATTGATCTTGGGCGATTAAACCCGGACAACAAAGAATTATCAGACATGGTATTTCTGATCGAGTGATGACAGTAATTAGCAGCTGATTTTGGTATTGCTTTGGTTTTTGTTGTCTGATAAAGACCCAGAAAACTTTTAGATATGGCTTTCATGTATTGATGTTGTGTTGTGTGCCAGTATGCATTCAAAATCtggtatttataatttttataggTGTGCGGCTTGAATAGATTCTAGAGGTTTCAAATGTGAAAGAGGAATATCTTTCAATCAATCTGTGATTGTTCTCAATTGACGTCTTGAGATTTCGCTGATCTCAAGCTCATGTCAGCATGACAAGTGCCGGCCGGCTGGCGTACCTATGACGTGGCATTTAACGGATGATGACATCATTAATACGAAACTTTTCACTTTTATTAAGAACATTCCTACCAATAGTTTTTTCAAAATTCATGTCAGAGAAATAACTAATGCATGACTTTGAAACTAATGTAGGAAAGAGTTATTGCATTCTTGGTTCTTCCTGCAAATGAAGAGTTAATGTcagaataaatttaaaaaaaataaagaaagagctGCAGTGCGCACTGCAGCCCGCTTGGGAAATTGGGAGATTGAGAGTGGCCGCCTCAAtctctctttgttttttttttttttaaattcttgcgCATTGGGCTGCaatctttttttgaaaacaggagATAGTGGATGCTGAGGTGGATGCTAGGGCCCacaaaaaactggagaaaaacctccaactgataaggatgctctaagactATCCTTATCAAtgattttttgttgatttattgTATGACATGTAAGTATATGAAttgataattcaaagtatataaatgcaagataatatatgaaacGTTGACCATAATTGTTagcaaaataaatgtttgcaattttgtaaaaacgctaatcaaaatacttagtctaaaaatgatataatcaaaatacttagtctaaaaattatagtataaataaatactatttttggtaataaaaatttatacattttaaatcgtattaataaagaaatacgaatGAACAACTGTGGTGTAGTTCATAAAATATTAGGGGATGATtttccgcttcaatttattgagttatatgaatattttccttttcaacaaatcatccccaagtagttaatatgattgggttcaaattatttattttaaattttttttctatgttattaacagaatacttagtaaataaatatataacattattttgtattataattaaCTTTGATATagagtatttaattacaacatagtgtaaaaagaaaacaatgaataatgtagtgaatataattaattaattaataaatttgaaggtaaagaatttttgaattgtacgtagaaaataaagacaatataattaaagaaattatatttcttttttaattttttgataatgaataatttttattatagaaaatagagacaatataactaatgaaattatatctcttttttaaaattgagcAACATATAGATAGACTTAGGCGTATAGTAGTTACTTTTAATCCTCAATTTAGGTGTATGTTACTTTGAGTCCTCAACACACACACTCACATATGACTTTTATACCaaaaatcaatactttaaaGAGTATtagtgtaaatatttttattaattgaaattaaaaaattagaaatagcATTGGAAATATTAGTGTAATAAATAATTTGTCATTAATATCCTACTTACAATTCACGCACCGCATCCCcgctgctatatatatatatatatatatatatatatatatataggtagcCTAATGAAATTAAGCAACATTaagtattttaatatatacaaaatggAATCTTTTCGTTTTCTCTCAAATAATGTCTACTAATCAGTGATATAAGCCCGTGCGAACAAATGGTATCTTTTCTTAATATCGCATTAGGTAATTTATTatagttaaaataatatcattCACTAATATAGTATTAAGCAGCTAattcattaaaacaaaaaaaaggtaACTTTCAAagttttagtacatagtttTAACTATATAATGCACAACTTAATACACCCCCTTTAGTAAGTTGTGACCAATAAGCATTAtatctttaataatttgtaaaaaaacaATAGAAATTTCAATGGCAAACCAGAGGGCAACATGGACATGGGATGAAGAGAGGATGTTTCAGATTGCTCTATCAACCTATGTAGAAGGAACACGTAATAGATGGAAAAAGATTGCAGAGTTAATTCTTGGAAAATCAGCCAAGGATgtggaagaatatatattatccTATTTTGAAGACCAATATTGAAGCCATGGAAAGTAGCTTTACTCAATTGCAAACCAACACAAATAATGCACCATCGTCTTCACAACGTAGAGAAGAGAATGAAGAAGtggctcagtttgggatttggATGAATTGGTTTCATGCTCCCAAGTTTATcaagttttaaataaaaaataatactccctaATAATATAGTATTACACTATTTTCTAGTT
It includes:
- the LOC116031812 gene encoding pirin-like protein: MKAISKSFLGLYQTTKTKAIPKSAANYCHHSIRNTMSDNSLLSGFNRPRSIVKRVLANPQSEGDGALVRRSIGRPELKNLDPFLMLDEFEVSPPAGFPDHPHRGFETVTYMLEGAFTHQDFAGHRGTIGAGDVQWMTAGRGIMHSEMPAKEGANKGLQLWINLSSKNKMIEPGYQELLDKDIPRAERDGTQVKVIAGVAMGVQSPVYTRTPSMFLDFTLKPMAQHHQPIPESWNAFVYIIEGEGVFGGLNSPPVLAHHCLVLGGGEGLSVWNQSSKPLRFVLIGGQPLNEPVVQYGPFVMNTQAEIQQAFEDYRYCKNGFEKARQWRS